One window of Dermacentor andersoni chromosome 7, qqDerAnde1_hic_scaffold, whole genome shotgun sequence genomic DNA carries:
- the LOC126534895 gene encoding uncharacterized protein, whose amino-acid sequence MRIPEGLLLLLASLPLMTSSPAARQSAASPPATHHPRRMRLQHPFGNGSPIERVLRSDGGPGLVLGRAIVVRDFRKNHHHRRQHNKQDDDAEDQDQRPRRDWCRTAPLVQRVWERGCHSALLRNRYCYGQCKSFYVPHGYNVAVSGASDKSNNGTAPSLNAVGIGRGGAAAFVSCAACKPVKFRPVRVTFVCPGQKPALRKRTLRRVHRCRCLAADTPT is encoded by the coding sequence ATGCGGATTCCGGAAGGGTTGCTGCTTCTGCTCGCCAGCCTGCCGCTTATGACGTCATCGCCGGCCGCACGCCAATCAGCGGCGTCCCCTCCGGCGACGCACCACCCTCGTCGCATGCGGTTGCAGCATCCGTTCGGCAACGGATCCCCCATCGAGCGGGTTCTTCGCTCGGACGGCGGTCCGGGACTGGTCCTGGGCCGTGCCATCGTGGTTCGGGACTTTCGCAAGAACCACCACCACCGTCGACAGCACAACAAACAGGACGACGATGCTGAAGACCAGGACCAACGGCCTCGACGCGACTGGTGCCGCACGGCCCCGCTAGTGCAGCGCGTCTGGGAACGAGGCTGTCATTCGGCGTTGCTACGCAACCGCTACTGTTACGGACAGTGCAAGTCCTTCTACGTTCCGCACGGCTACAACGTCGCGGTCTCCGGCGCCTCGGACAAGAGCAACAACGGCACGGCTCCATCGCTGAACGCGGTCGGGATAGGACGGGGAGGAGCGGCGGCGTTCGTGTCATGCGCCGCCTGCAAGCCGGTCAAGTTCCGACCAGTCCGCGTCACATTCGTGTGTCCCGGCCAGAAACCGGCGCTCCGCAAGAGGACGCTGCGGCGGGTGCATCGGTGTCGCTGTCTGGCGGCCGACACGCCCACGTGA